In a genomic window of Nomascus leucogenys isolate Asia chromosome 4, Asia_NLE_v1, whole genome shotgun sequence:
- the PPP1CA gene encoding serine/threonine-protein phosphatase PP1-alpha catalytic subunit gives MSDSEKLNLDSIIGRLLEVQGSRPGKNVQLTENEIRGLCLKSREIFLSQPILLELEAPLKICGDIHGQYYDLLRLFEYGGFPPESNYLFLGDYVDRGKQSLETICLLLAYKIKYPENFFLLRGNHECASINRIYGFYDECKRRYNIKLWKTFTDCFNCLPIAAIVDEKIFCCHGGLSPDLQSMEQIRRIMRPTDVPDQGLLCDLLWSDPDKDVQGWGENDRGVSFTFGAEVVAKFLHKHDLDLICRAHQVVEDGYEFFAKRQLVTLFSAPNYCGEFDNAGAMMSVDETLMCSFQILKPADKNKGKYGQFSGLNPGGRPITPPRNSAKAKK, from the exons ATGTCCGACAGCGAGAAGCTCAACCTGGACTCGATCATCGGGCGCCTGCTGGAAG TGCAGGGCTCGCGGCCTGGCAAGAATGTACAGCTGACAGAGAACGAGATCCGCGGTCTGTGCCTGAAATCCCGGGAGATTTTCCTGAGCCAGCCCATTCTTCTGGAGCTGGAGGCACCCCTCAAGATCTGCG GTGACATACACGGCCAGTACTACGACCTTCTGCGACTATTTGAGTATGGCGGTTTCCCTCCCGAGAGCAACTACCTCTTTCTGGGGGACTATGTGGACAGGGGCAAGCAGTCCTTGGAGACCATCTGCCTGCTGCTGGCCTATAAGATCAAGTACCCCGAGAACTTCTTCCTGCTCCGTGGGAACCACGAGTGTGCCAGCATCAACCGCATCTATGGTTTCTACGATGAGT GCAAGAGACGCTACAACATCAAACTGTGGAAAACCTTCACTGACTGCTTCAACTGCCTGCCCATCGCGGCCATAGTGGACGAAAAGATCTTCTGCTGCCATGGAG GCCTGTCCCCGGACCTGCAGTCCATGGAGCAGATTCGGCGGATCATGCGGCCCACAGACGTGCCTGACCAGGGCCTGCTGTGTGACCTGCTGTGGTCTGACCCTGACAAGGACGTGCAGGGCTGGGGCGAGAACGACCGTGGCGTCTCTTTTACCTTTGGAGCCGAGGTGGTGGCCAAGTTCCTCCACAAGCACGACTTGGACCTCATCTGCCGAGCACACCAG GTGGTAGAAGATGGCTACGAGTTCTTTGCCAAGCGGCAGCTGGTGACACTTTTCTCAGCTCCCAACTACTGTGGCGAGTTTGACAACGCTGGCGCCATGATGAGCGTGGACGAGACCCTCATGTGCTCCTTCCAG ATCCTCAAGCCCGCCGACAAGAACAAGGGGAAGTACGGGCAGTTCAGtggcctgaaccctggaggccgACCCATCACCCCACCCCGCAATTCCGCCAAAGCCAAGAAATAG
- the TBC1D10C gene encoding carabin isoform X1, whose product MAQALGEDLVQPPELQDDSSSLGSDSELSGPGPYRQADRYGFIGGSSAEPGPGQPPADLIRQREMKWVEMTSHWEKTMSRRYKKVKMQCRKGIPSALRARCWPLLCGAHVCQKNSPGTYQELAEAPGDPQWMETIGRDLHRQFPLHEMFVSPQGHGQQGLLQVLKAYTLYRPEQGYCQAQGPVAAVLLMHLPPEEAFWCLVQICEVYLPGYYGPHMEAVRLDAEVFMALLRRLLPHVHKHLQQVGVGPLLYLPEWFLCLFARSLPFPTVLRVWDAFLSEGAKVLFRVGLTLVRLALGTAEQRGACPGLLETLGALRAIPAAQLQEEAFMSQVHSVVLSERDLQREIKAQLAQLPDSVPGPPPRPQVRLAGAQAIFEAQQLAGARRGAKPEVPRIVVQPPEEPRPPRRKPQTRGKTFHGLLTRARGPPIEGPPRPQRGSTSFLDTRF is encoded by the exons ATGGCCCAGGCCCTGGGGGAGGACCTGGTGCAGCCTCCCGAGCTGCAGGATGACTCCAGCTCTTTAGGGTCCGACTCAGAGCTCAGCGGGCCTGGCCCATATCGCCAGGCCGACCGCTATGGATTCATTGGGGGCAGCTCGGCAGAGCCAGG gccaggccagccacCTGCAGACCTCATCCGCCAACGGGAGATGAAGTGGGTGGAGATGACCTCGCACTGGGAGAAAACCATGTCCCGGCGGTACAAGAAG GTAAAGATGCAATGCCGGAAAGGCATCCCGTCTGCCCTGCGTGCCCGGTGCTGGCCCCTGTTGTGCGGGGCCCATGTGTGCCAGAAGAACAGCCCTGGCACCTATCAG GAGCTGGCAGAGGCCCCTGGAGACCCACAGTGGATGGAGACCATTGGCAGGGACCTGCACCGCCAGTTCCCTCTGCATGAGATGTTTGTGTCACCTCAGGGCCACGG GCAGCAGGGGCTCCTGCAGGTGCTCAAGGCCTACACCCTGTATCGACCGGAGCAGGGCTACTGCCAGGCCCAGGGGCCCGTGGCTGCTGTGCTGCTCATGCACCTGCCCCCGGAG gagGCCTTCTGGTGCCTGGTGCAGATCTGTGAGGTCTACCTCCCTGGGTACTACGGGCCCCACATG GAGGCTGTGCGGCTGGACGCTGAGGTGTTCATGGCCCTGCTGCGGCGGCTGCTTCCGCACGTGCACAAGCACCTGCAGCAGGTGGGCGTCGGGCCCCTGCTGTACCTGCCCGAGTGGTTCCTGTGTCTCTTCGCCCGCTCCCTGCCCTTTCCCACAGTGCTGCGTGTCTGGGATGCCTTCCTCAGTGAGG GTGCCAAAGTACTGTTCCGTGTGGGGCTGACACTGGTGCGCCTGGCGCTGGGCACTGCAGAGCAGCGAggggcctgccctggcctcctggaGACACTGGGAGCCCTTCGAGCCATCCCTGCCGCGCAGCTGCAGGAGGAGGCCTTCATGTCACAG GTGCACAGTGTGGTGCTGTCGGAGCGGGACCTGCAGCGGGAGATCAAGGCCCAGCTGGCCCAGCTGCCCGATTCCGTGCCGGGGCCCCCGCCCCGGCCACAGGTCCGCCTCGCTGGGGCCCAAGCCATCTTCGAGGCCCAGCAGCTGGCAGGGGCGCGACGAGGCGCCAAGCCTGAGGTACCTCGGATTGTGGTGCAGCCCCCGGAGGAGCCCAGACCACCACGGCGGAAACCCCAGACCCGCGGCAAGACTTTCCATGGGCTCCTGACTCGGGCCCGGGGCCCCCCCATCGAGGGGCCCCCCAGGCCCCAACGAGGCTCCACCTCCTTCCTGGACACCCGCTTCTGA
- the TBC1D10C gene encoding carabin isoform X3 — MAQALGEDLVQPPELQDDSSSLGSDSELSGPGPYRQADRYGFIGGSSAEPGPGQPPADLIRQREMKWVEMTSHWEKTMSRRYKKVKMQCRKGIPSALRARCWPLLCGAHVCQKNSPGTYQELAEAPGDPQWMETIGRDLHRQFPLHEMFVSPQGHGRPSGAWCRSVRSTSLGTTGPTWCQSTVPCGADTGAPGAGHCRAARGLPWPPGDTGSPSSHPCRAAAGGGLHVTGAQCGAVGAGPAAGDQGPAGPAARFRAGAPAPATGPPRWGPSHLRGPAAGRGATRRQA; from the exons ATGGCCCAGGCCCTGGGGGAGGACCTGGTGCAGCCTCCCGAGCTGCAGGATGACTCCAGCTCTTTAGGGTCCGACTCAGAGCTCAGCGGGCCTGGCCCATATCGCCAGGCCGACCGCTATGGATTCATTGGGGGCAGCTCGGCAGAGCCAGG gccaggccagccacCTGCAGACCTCATCCGCCAACGGGAGATGAAGTGGGTGGAGATGACCTCGCACTGGGAGAAAACCATGTCCCGGCGGTACAAGAAG GTAAAGATGCAATGCCGGAAAGGCATCCCGTCTGCCCTGCGTGCCCGGTGCTGGCCCCTGTTGTGCGGGGCCCATGTGTGCCAGAAGAACAGCCCTGGCACCTATCAG GAGCTGGCAGAGGCCCCTGGAGACCCACAGTGGATGGAGACCATTGGCAGGGACCTGCACCGCCAGTTCCCTCTGCATGAGATGTTTGTGTCACCTCAGGGCCACGG gagGCCTTCTGGTGCCTGGTGCAGATCTGTGAGGTCTACCTCCCTGGGTACTACGGGCCCCACATG GTGCCAAAGTACTGTTCCGTGTGGGGCTGACACTGGTGCGCCTGGCGCTGGGCACTGCAGAGCAGCGAggggcctgccctggcctcctggaGACACTGGGAGCCCTTCGAGCCATCCCTGCCGCGCAGCTGCAGGAGGAGGCCTTCATGTCACAG GTGCACAGTGTGGTGCTGTCGGAGCGGGACCTGCAGCGGGAGATCAAGGCCCAGCTGGCCCAGCTGCCCGATTCCGTGCCGGGGCCCCCGCCCCGGCCACAGGTCCGCCTCGCTGGGGCCCAAGCCATCTTCGAGGCCCAGCAGCTGGCAGGGGCGCGACGAGGCGCCAAGCCTGA
- the TBC1D10C gene encoding carabin isoform X2, with the protein MAQALGEDLVQPPELQDDSSSLGSDSELSGPGPYRQADRYGFIGGSSAEPGPGQPPADLIRQREMKWVEMTSHWEKTMSRRYKKVKMQCRKGIPSALRARCWPLLCGAHVCQKNSPGTYQELAEAPGDPQWMETIGRDLHRQFPLHEMFVSPQGHGRGSCRCSRPTPCIDRSRATARPRGPWLLCCSCTCPRRRPSGAWCRSVRSTSLGTTGPTWCQSTVPCGADTGAPGAGHCRAARGLPWPPGDTGSPSSHPCRAAAGGGLHVTGAQCGAVGAGPAAGDQGPAGPAARFRAGAPAPATGPPRWGPSHLRGPAAGRGATRRQA; encoded by the exons ATGGCCCAGGCCCTGGGGGAGGACCTGGTGCAGCCTCCCGAGCTGCAGGATGACTCCAGCTCTTTAGGGTCCGACTCAGAGCTCAGCGGGCCTGGCCCATATCGCCAGGCCGACCGCTATGGATTCATTGGGGGCAGCTCGGCAGAGCCAGG gccaggccagccacCTGCAGACCTCATCCGCCAACGGGAGATGAAGTGGGTGGAGATGACCTCGCACTGGGAGAAAACCATGTCCCGGCGGTACAAGAAG GTAAAGATGCAATGCCGGAAAGGCATCCCGTCTGCCCTGCGTGCCCGGTGCTGGCCCCTGTTGTGCGGGGCCCATGTGTGCCAGAAGAACAGCCCTGGCACCTATCAG GAGCTGGCAGAGGCCCCTGGAGACCCACAGTGGATGGAGACCATTGGCAGGGACCTGCACCGCCAGTTCCCTCTGCATGAGATGTTTGTGTCACCTCAGGGCCACGG CAGGGGCTCCTGCAGGTGCTCAAGGCCTACACCCTGTATCGACCGGAGCAGGGCTACTGCCAGGCCCAGGGGCCCGTGGCTGCTGTGCTGCTCATGCACCTGCCCCCGGAG gagGCCTTCTGGTGCCTGGTGCAGATCTGTGAGGTCTACCTCCCTGGGTACTACGGGCCCCACATG GTGCCAAAGTACTGTTCCGTGTGGGGCTGACACTGGTGCGCCTGGCGCTGGGCACTGCAGAGCAGCGAggggcctgccctggcctcctggaGACACTGGGAGCCCTTCGAGCCATCCCTGCCGCGCAGCTGCAGGAGGAGGCCTTCATGTCACAG GTGCACAGTGTGGTGCTGTCGGAGCGGGACCTGCAGCGGGAGATCAAGGCCCAGCTGGCCCAGCTGCCCGATTCCGTGCCGGGGCCCCCGCCCCGGCCACAGGTCCGCCTCGCTGGGGCCCAAGCCATCTTCGAGGCCCAGCAGCTGGCAGGGGCGCGACGAGGCGCCAAGCCTGA